The following are encoded in a window of Parambassis ranga chromosome 15, fParRan2.1, whole genome shotgun sequence genomic DNA:
- the fam98a gene encoding protein FAM98A isoform X2 yields MSGLLSELACPYSVLTSGDVTQRLLNRTDCLLLLTFLVSELEASRMILVNKPQRKAQESGTPVFQELKGICMSLGMSKPPANITMFQFFSGIEKKLKEAIGRVPPNHVGEPLLIKTLGPVHMEKIEAINQALVNEYEVRRKMLLKRLDVTVQSFGWSDRAKTRSEKLGKVYPPLRSALGTKSKISVAHLLAARQDFSKILRTSSGKMREKTACAINKVLMGRVPDRGGRPCEIEPPPPEMPSWQIRKDAPQGGGGHYGGGHGGGRGGYDHHSQGGRGSYDRGGQGERGGRGGGGRGGKVQGGWGDGGGGRGGYNQGHYHDAGGHQGGGGRGGYGGGGGGGNQGGFQDSGYYGGGGGGGGYHDNYHQDGGWHQERGGGRGGRGGRGRGGRGGGGQGGGWGGRGGQNFNQGGQFEQFFQHGGQHYNQAGFNQGRHYTS; encoded by the exons CCTTTCTGGTCTCTGAGCTGGAGGCATCCAGAATGATCCTGGTTAACAAGCCTCAGAGGAAAGCGCAGGAATCCGGCACCCCCGTCTTCCAGGAACTGAAGGGCATCTGCATGTCACTGGGCATGTCCAAGCCTCCAGCCAACATCACCATGTTCCAATTCTTCAGTGGCATTGAGAAGAAG CTGAAAGAAGCAATAGGTCGAGTGCCACCAAATCACGTAGGAGAGCCTTTGTTGATAAAGACTCTTGGACCTGTGCACATG GAAAAAATTGAAGCTATAAACCAAGCTCTAGTCAACGAGTATGAAGTGAGAAGGAAGATGTTGTTGAAACGTCTCGACGTGACAGTGCAGTCATTTGGTTGGTCCGACAGAGCAAAG ACACGATCTGAAAAGTTGGGCAAAGTTTACCCGCCTCTGCGTTCTGCCCTCGGCACTAAAAGTAAAATCTCTGTTGCCCACCTTCTTGCTGCCCGACAAGACTTCTCCAAGATCCTCCGCACAAGCAGTGGCAAGATGAGAGAGAAAACCGCTTGTGCTATTAATAAG GTCCTGATGGGCCGAGTCCCAGACAGAGGAGGCCGACCCTGTGAAATCGAGCCGCCGCCTCCAGAGATGCCCTCCTGGCAGATTCGTAAGGATGCTCCCCAAGGCGGAGGAGGTCACTATGGTGGAGGACACGGAGGTGGCAGGGGGGGATATGATCACCACTCCCAGGGTGGCCGTGGAAGCTACGATagaggaggacaaggagagaggggaggtaGAGGAGGTGGTGGCAGAGGGGGTAAAGTGCAGGGAGGCTGGGGAGATGGAGGTGGTGGAAGAGGCGGTTACAACCAGGGCCACTACCATGATGCAGGTGGTCatcagggtggaggaggaagaggaggttacggaggaggaggaggaggaggcaaccAAGGAGGCTTTCAGGACTCTGGCTActatggaggaggaggtggtggtggtggatacCATGACAATTATCACCAAGATGGAGGCTGGCATCAGGAGAGAGGTGGGGGtcgaggaggcagagggggtagaggaagaggtggcagaggaggaggaggacaaggaggaggctggggagggagaggaggccaGAATTTTAACCAAGGAGGACAGTTTGAACAGTTCTTCCAACATGGCGGGCAGCACTACAACCAAGCTGGCTTTAATCAAGGCAGACATTATACTAGTTGA